From Paenibacillus sp. V4I7, one genomic window encodes:
- a CDS encoding nucleotidyltransferase-like protein has product MAVDNPKQLPSLTDGFDTLLLIVTNDLSLNNHTTNYIRDDSRIQERWVDPSSIEQWIRHGVNRNILHWLLKGEILLDQNTYLEGLRHRILEFPGDLREHKLLVEFSLFLRKYLQSKEYILDEHLLDAYNNILEALHHWARIVIIEDGYHPEITVWRQIRAINPGVYKLYEELTMSKETLKQRVQLVLLACEFSVMSKMERCCEAFIQVLRENEQPLSTDELQQHSQLVELRAELPLLLNKLVKKGLIKEVAVLIDEENSEIELRYTSI; this is encoded by the coding sequence ATGGCGGTAGATAATCCTAAGCAACTTCCTTCACTGACAGATGGTTTTGATACGCTACTTCTAATAGTAACGAACGACCTGAGCCTGAACAATCATACGACTAATTATATAAGAGACGATTCGAGGATACAAGAAAGATGGGTAGATCCATCTTCCATAGAGCAATGGATACGTCATGGCGTCAACCGAAATATCCTTCACTGGCTGCTAAAAGGAGAGATACTTCTGGATCAGAACACTTATTTAGAAGGCTTGCGTCATCGAATACTCGAGTTTCCGGGGGACTTACGTGAGCACAAACTACTGGTTGAATTTTCCTTATTTTTACGTAAATACCTTCAGAGCAAGGAATACATTTTAGATGAGCATTTGCTGGATGCGTATAATAATATTCTAGAAGCGCTTCATCATTGGGCTCGCATTGTTATTATCGAAGATGGTTATCACCCGGAAATAACCGTTTGGAGGCAGATCCGTGCGATTAATCCTGGCGTGTATAAGTTATATGAGGAACTGACAATGAGTAAGGAAACGTTGAAACAGAGAGTTCAGCTTGTTTTACTCGCCTGTGAATTTTCGGTTATGTCGAAAATGGAGCGTTGCTGTGAGGCGTTTATTCAAGTACTTAGAGAAAATGAACAGCCATTAAGTACGGATGAACTGCAGCAGCATTCTCAGTTAGTTGAGCTTAGGGCTGAGCTTCCCTTACTGTTAAATAAGCTTGTCAAAAAAGGATTGATTAAAGAAGTGGCCGTTCTCATTGATGAAGAGAATTCAGAAATAGAATTAAGATATACGAGTATTTAA
- a CDS encoding DUF2614 family zinc ribbon-containing protein has product MRFRSSKVNEFRLWGLAMTMGGMLLMIIGLAGIVFDWGKAGRIIAVVFMIIGMISMMVSMGIYFWAGMLSTSATVIDCPECGRRTKMLGKTDRCMFCKTILTVDPQYEPTTENETAATQTVQVELDRAHEHKPH; this is encoded by the coding sequence GTGCGTTTCAGATCAAGTAAAGTAAATGAATTCCGCTTATGGGGTCTCGCCATGACCATGGGTGGAATGCTGCTTATGATTATAGGACTAGCTGGCATCGTTTTTGATTGGGGGAAAGCAGGGCGAATCATCGCTGTGGTCTTCATGATCATTGGTATGATAAGTATGATGGTTAGCATGGGTATATACTTCTGGGCAGGTATGCTCTCCACATCGGCGACCGTCATTGATTGTCCGGAATGCGGAAGAAGAACGAAGATGCTGGGGAAAACGGATCGCTGCATGTTTTGCAAAACGATCTTAACAGTTGATCCACAATACGAGCCAACGACCGAAAACGAAACAGCCGCCACACAAACAGTTCAAGTCGAATTGGACAGAGCTCATGAGCATAAGCCTCATTGA